The Tissierellales bacterium DNA window TTGATTTGGATGGAACATTACTAGATGATGATAAAAATATTCCAGCAGAAAATAAGGAAATATTAAAAAAACTATTAGATAAAGGATATGAAATAGTAATTGCTACAGGTAGAAGATATTGGTCTGCAAAAATGTTTATAAAGGATATAAATAATGACTTAGTGATATTAGCTAATAACGGTACCATCGTAAGAGAATCTAAAAATGATAAAGTGTTAATGGAAAAATATATGGAACCAAGGGATTATCATATTTTAGTAGAAGAAGGAAAGATTAAAGGGTTATATCCAATAGTACATGTTAATGAATATAATAATGGTTATGATATAGTTATAGAATTAGATAAGAAAAATGAAAAATATAATAATTATCTATATAAAGACCCTAAAAGGCATAGACAGGTTGAAGATATTACAAAGTTAAAGGATCCTAAAGTACTCACCGTAGTGTTTATAGGAGAAAAAGAAGAGTTAGAAGAGTTGTATTTAGATATAAATAAGAAATATCCAAGGAAATATAGCTCTCATATTATGCATAATATTACTTCGGCTAATGGACTTTTGGAGGTCATGCATCCAGAGGGATGCAAATGGTTAAGTTTAAGGGAATATGCAAGGGGTAAAGGAATACTAGAAAATGAAATAATTACTATTGGCGATGATAATAATGATATTGAGATGCTTAAGAAAGCTGGCTTAGGAATAGCTATGAAAAATGGAACTGAAGTAGTTAGAAAATATGCTGATATTATTACTGAAAAAAATAATAACGAAGGTGGACTAGCTTATATTTTAGATAAGGTTTTAGAGGTGTAAAGGAGGAATTTTCATGAAGAAAGCACCAGAGTTTACATTAAAAGAAACCGATGGTAAAAATATTTCTTTAAAAGATTTTAGGGGAAAAAATGTAGTTTTATATTTTTACCCAAGGGATAATACTTCTGGATGTACAACAGAGGCTATAGAGTTTAGAGATTTATATGAAGAATTTAAAAAGTTAGATATAGTAATACTAGGTATTAGTAGAGACAAATTAAAATCTCATGCTAAATTTAGGGATAAATTAGAACTACCTTTCTTATTATTAAGTGATGAAGATGAAAAGGTTCATAATTTATATGATGTAATGAAACTTAAAAAAATGTATGGTAGAGAATATATAGGGGTAGAAAGATCTACTTTTATAATAGATAAAGAAGGAAATATAGTAAAAGAATTTAGAAATATAAGAGCAACAGGGCATCCTAAAAAGGTATTAGATTTTATTAAAGAAGAAATGTAGATTAAATATAAGGTGGAAATATATATGGAAATAAATGTATATAATGTATATTCAAAATATTTGAAAGGGAAATTTGGAGAAAAAGTATATAAACTTCCTATAAAATTACCTCTTACCTGTCCTAATAGAGATGGGTGTGTTGGATCTGGAGGATGTATATATTGTGGTGAAGAAGGAGGTTCCTTTGAAAATTTACCTAATAGTTTAGATGTAAAGGAGCAATTAACAGCAAATAAGGATTATATAAAAGATAGATATAAAGCTAAGAAATTTATAGCCTATTTTCAGAATTTTACTAACACATATATGCCCTTAAATGATTTTAAAAGAGTAATAAAGGAAGCACTAATGGATGATATAGTAGGAATTTCTATATCCACTCGTCCAGATTGTATAAATAATGATTATTTAGAATTTTTAGCAGAAATAAAAGATGAATATGACTTAGATATAACAGTAGAACTAGGCTTACAGACAGTAAACTATCATACATTAAATAAAATTAATAGAGGCCACACATTAGCCGAGTTTATAGATGGAGTTCTTAGAAATAAAAGGTATAATATTAGAACTTGTGTCCATATGATTCCTAATTTCCCTTGGGATGATATGGATGATATAAAGGAAGGTGCAAAAATACTTTCAGCTTTAGAGGTTGAAGAAGTAAAATTACATGCTCTTTATATAGTAGAAAATACAGTTCTAGGTAGTATGTATAAAGAAGGGAATATTTCTCTTGTTTCTAAAGAAGAATATATAGAAAGGGTTATTGCATTTTTAGAATACTTAAGTCCTAATATTGTAGTTCAAAGGTTATTAGGTAGGGCACCAGAAGAAAATACCTTATTTGTAAACTGGAATGAGAGTTGGTGGAAAATAAGGGATGAAATTATATCGGAGATGGAAGAAAGAGGGACCTTTCAAGGGAGAAAGTGTAATTATCTAAATGGAAAGGCATTAGAAAGATTTAAAAAATAAAGGA harbors:
- a CDS encoding Cof-type HAD-IIB family hydrolase; amino-acid sequence: DLDGTLLDDDKNIPAENKEILKKLLDKGYEIVIATGRRYWSAKMFIKDINNDLVILANNGTIVRESKNDKVLMEKYMEPRDYHILVEEGKIKGLYPIVHVNEYNNGYDIVIELDKKNEKYNNYLYKDPKRHRQVEDITKLKDPKVLTVVFIGEKEELEELYLDINKKYPRKYSSHIMHNITSANGLLEVMHPEGCKWLSLREYARGKGILENEIITIGDDNNDIEMLKKAGLGIAMKNGTEVVRKYADIITEKNNNEGGLAYILDKVLEV
- the bcp gene encoding thioredoxin-dependent thiol peroxidase; this encodes MKKAPEFTLKETDGKNISLKDFRGKNVVLYFYPRDNTSGCTTEAIEFRDLYEEFKKLDIVILGISRDKLKSHAKFRDKLELPFLLLSDEDEKVHNLYDVMKLKKMYGREYIGVERSTFIIDKEGNIVKEFRNIRATGHPKKVLDFIKEEM
- a CDS encoding TIGR01212 family radical SAM protein (This family includes YhcC from E. coli K-12, an uncharacterized radical SAM protein.), whose product is MEINVYNVYSKYLKGKFGEKVYKLPIKLPLTCPNRDGCVGSGGCIYCGEEGGSFENLPNSLDVKEQLTANKDYIKDRYKAKKFIAYFQNFTNTYMPLNDFKRVIKEALMDDIVGISISTRPDCINNDYLEFLAEIKDEYDLDITVELGLQTVNYHTLNKINRGHTLAEFIDGVLRNKRYNIRTCVHMIPNFPWDDMDDIKEGAKILSALEVEEVKLHALYIVENTVLGSMYKEGNISLVSKEEYIERVIAFLEYLSPNIVVQRLLGRAPEENTLFVNWNESWWKIRDEIISEMEERGTFQGRKCNYLNGKALERFKK